Proteins encoded by one window of Crassostrea angulata isolate pt1a10 chromosome 9, ASM2561291v2, whole genome shotgun sequence:
- the LOC128162519 gene encoding scavenger receptor class F member 2-like, protein MGNNCERICTTGWYGQNCSMECSNHCLDNDTCFHVNGTCLRGCAPGYRGPTCSNECINGSYGLGCLENCSGNCFENQTCDFISGTCQNSCSKGWTGSKCFTSCSNGTYGENCRYNCSGHCLQNETCNRLEGYCPNGCEIGWDGEACGREINCNS, encoded by the exons ATGGGAAATAACTGCG AAAGAATATGTACAACTGGATGGTATGGACAGAACTGTAGCATGGAATGCAGTAACCACTGTTTGGATAATGATACTTGTTTTCATGTGAACGGTACCTGTCTAAGAGGGTGTGCCCCTGGATACAGAGGACCGACTTGTTCAAATG AATGTATCAATGGATCTTACGGCCTTGGGTGCCTGGAAAATTGTAGTggtaattgttttgaaaaccaGACATGTGACTTTATTAGCGGCACATGCCAAAACAGTTGTAGCAAAGGATGGACTGGTTCAAAGTGCTTCACTT CTTGCAGTAATGGCACATATGGTGAAAACTGTCGGTACAATTGCAGCGGGCACTGCTTACAAAATGAAACTTGTAACAGACTTGAGGGATATTGTCCTAATGGCTGTGAGATTGGTTGGGATGGAGAAGCGTGTGGCAGAG AAATTAATTgcaattcatag